A stretch of DNA from Candidatus Saccharibacteria bacterium oral taxon 488:
TTTTAACAGTGGTGACTAAACTGATAGCAATTGATATTCACCAGCCACAAGCACTGCCATTCTCGCAGTCAATGCTCGGTACCCAGTGGCAATATATCGCGGCATTTATGACGATAGCAGTATTGGCGCCAGTGGCGGAAGAACTACTCTTTCGCGGTTATTTGTATGGTAAATTGCGGCGGACGGCACCAGTTTGGATGGCGGTTTTGATCACCAGCCTGACGTTTGGGGCAGCGCATTTGTGGGGAGGCAGCGGGTCGCTGCAGTGGGCGGTCGCGGTAGACACCTTTGTGCTGAGTATCGTGATGAGCCTAGCGCGGGAGTATACCGGCGCGATCTGGGTGCCAGTTTTGATGCATATCGCGAAAAACAGCATCGCCTTTTATGCGTTATACGTTAATCCAAATCTTTTAGAGCAACTAAAGTCGGCGCTGCTGCCGCTCATTGGAGGAATATAAGATGCGAACGAGTCAACTATTTACCAAAACGGCCAAGACCGCACCGGCGGACGAAGTGTCGAAAAATGCGCAGCTCCTCATCCGGGCGGGATTTGTGTATAAGGTGATGGCGGGCGTATATGCGTATACACCACTGGGGCTGCGTGTGCTGGAAAACATCAAACAAATTGTCCGTGAGGAGATGAATGCGATTGGTGGCCAAGAGTTGATCATGACAAATTTGCAGCGCCGCGAGACCTGGGAGGCGACTGGTCGCTGGAGTGATGAAGTGGTCGATGTGTGGTTCAAAACTCGCTTGCAAGACGACACTGAGCTGGGGTTAGCCTGGAGCCACGAAGAAGCGATTATGGAAATGATGCAACAATATGTTAAAAGCTATAAGGATCTACCGGTTAGTGTGTATCAGTTTCAGACCAAGTTGCGCAATGAGCTGCGATCAAAGAGCGGTATTATGCGTGGCCGTGAATTTGTCATGAAGGATATGTACAGCCTGCACGCCACACAGCAGGACATGGATCAGTATTATGAGCGGGTTATCGAGGCGTATAAGCGCTGCTATGCGCGGTTTGGCATTGGTGATAGTACATTTGTGACATTTGCTGGCGGTGGGGCGTTTACTAAGTTTAGTCACGAGTTTCAGACGATATGTGAAGCGGGTGAGGATACGCTGTACGTCAATGCTGACCAGACGGTGGCTGTCAACGAAGAGGTGTTGGATGATGCTACCAAGGAATTGGGTATCAGTAGAGATGATCTACTGCCAGTTGTCAGTGCGGAGGTGGGCAATATATTTAAATTTGGTACCGAAAAAGCTGAGCAGATGGGTATCATGTACACCGGTGAAGATGGCAAGCAGCATCCGATTTACCTTGCAAGCTACGGTATTGGCATCACGCGGGTGATGGGTGTGGTTGCCGAAAAAATGTCGG
This window harbors:
- a CDS encoding CPBP family intramembrane metalloprotease, with protein sequence MRKRARSEKTQSTKGRLNKNNWWLLIALPVWTYAAFWMAQLIVLGLVWVLHRVGVPLGSVNEVLLNATGSVVVYVLAVTLVVGLPFYVRRRRTTLKEMGVTDWPSWWDVVITPAAFIVYTICSAVFLTVVTKLIAIDIHQPQALPFSQSMLGTQWQYIAAFMTIAVLAPVAEELLFRGYLYGKLRRTAPVWMAVLITSLTFGAAHLWGGSGSLQWAVAVDTFVLSIVMSLAREYTGAIWVPVLMHIAKNSIAFYALYVNPNLLEQLKSALLPLIGGI
- a CDS encoding prolyl-tRNA synthetase — translated: MRTSQLFTKTAKTAPADEVSKNAQLLIRAGFVYKVMAGVYAYTPLGLRVLENIKQIVREEMNAIGGQELIMTNLQRRETWEATGRWSDEVVDVWFKTRLQDDTELGLAWSHEEAIMEMMQQYVKSYKDLPVSVYQFQTKLRNELRSKSGIMRGREFVMKDMYSLHATQQDMDQYYERVIEAYKRCYARFGIGDSTFVTFAGGGAFTKFSHEFQTICEAGEDTLYVNADQTVAVNEEVLDDATKELGISRDDLLPVVSAEVGNIFKFGTEKAEQMGIMYTGEDGKQHPIYLASYGIGITRVMGVVAEKMSDDKGLVWPENIAPFKVHVVAIGDKGQELASTLYTELAEKNVAVLLDDRAERPGVKFADAELMGLPWRITIGDRAIDGDGLFELTERATGETKKLDYQQLVAFCLERG